The Pseudofrankia inefficax genome window below encodes:
- a CDS encoding NADH-quinone oxidoreductase subunit G: protein MTVATDAPAGAGAAPPPPPDHVTLTIDGLPVSVPKGTLIIRAAELLGIEVPRFCDHPLLDPVGACRQCIVEVEGQRKPVASCTTTVAADMVVRTQLTSPVASKAQAGTMEFLLLNHPLDCPVCDKGGECPLQNQAMANGGSESRFQEEKRTYPKPLAISSEILLDRERCVLCARCTRFSEQIAGDPFIELFERGAAEQVGVASDEPFSSYFSGNTVQICPVGALTSSAYRFRSRPFDLVSTPTSCEHCASGCSLRTDHRRGTVMRRLAGDDGAVNEEWSCDKGRFAFTYARQADRLTSPLIRDDATGQLVETSWSEALAYAARGLAETRDRHGVGVLAGGRLSREDAYAYAKFARLALRTNDIDFRARPHSAEEEAFLGNAVAGTGIGVTYTDLDAAPTVLLVAFEPEEESPIVFLRLRKAVRKHATAVYAVGPVATRALGKLAGTLLPAVPGGEADLLTSLGGGRPGPAGELAGSVADALRKPGAVILVGERAAESPGTLTAALRLAEATGAGLAWVPRRAGERGALAAGAFPSLLPGGRPVADPAARAEVEAVWGAKLPGGPGRGTAEILADAALENAGLDGVIVAGVDVDDLPDPAAALEALATVPFLVSLEIRRSAISEVADVVFPVAPVAEKAGSFVDWEGRLRPFQRALETDALPDLRVLHLLAQHMGVDLGVPDVGAAARELAALGRASAPIDGGQKRAGRVPAPAVSAATPAVPAAGSALLASWHQLIDDGALQDGEPYLAGTARPARALLSAATAAEIGAADGGLVTVSTDRGAITLPLEVTDMPDRVVWVPTYSPGSHLNRSLAVSAGAVVAIAAAETAPATSSTTRETVAAGGAA, encoded by the coding sequence ATGACTGTCGCTACTGACGCGCCGGCGGGCGCGGGGGCAGCGCCCCCGCCTCCGCCCGACCACGTCACGCTGACTATCGACGGCCTGCCCGTCAGCGTCCCCAAGGGCACGCTGATCATCCGGGCGGCCGAGCTGCTGGGCATCGAGGTGCCGCGGTTCTGCGACCACCCGCTGCTCGACCCGGTCGGCGCCTGCCGGCAGTGCATCGTCGAGGTGGAGGGCCAGCGCAAGCCGGTCGCCTCCTGCACGACGACGGTGGCCGCGGACATGGTCGTCAGGACGCAGCTCACCTCGCCGGTCGCCAGCAAGGCGCAGGCCGGGACGATGGAGTTCCTGCTCCTCAACCACCCGCTGGACTGCCCGGTCTGCGACAAGGGCGGCGAGTGCCCCCTGCAGAACCAGGCGATGGCCAACGGCGGCTCCGAGTCCCGGTTCCAGGAGGAGAAGCGGACCTACCCGAAGCCGCTGGCCATCTCCTCCGAGATCCTGCTCGACCGGGAGCGCTGCGTGCTGTGCGCGCGTTGCACCCGGTTCTCCGAGCAGATCGCCGGCGACCCGTTCATCGAGCTGTTCGAGCGGGGCGCGGCCGAGCAGGTCGGCGTCGCGAGCGACGAGCCGTTCTCGTCCTACTTCTCCGGCAACACCGTGCAGATCTGCCCGGTCGGCGCGCTCACCTCCAGCGCCTACCGGTTCCGGTCCCGCCCGTTCGACCTGGTCTCGACGCCGACTTCCTGCGAGCACTGCGCCTCGGGCTGCTCGCTGCGCACCGACCACCGGCGCGGCACCGTGATGCGCCGGCTCGCCGGCGACGACGGCGCGGTGAACGAGGAGTGGAGCTGCGACAAGGGCCGGTTCGCGTTCACCTACGCGCGGCAGGCCGACCGGCTCACCAGCCCGCTCATCCGGGATGACGCGACCGGCCAGCTCGTCGAGACGAGCTGGAGCGAGGCCCTCGCCTACGCGGCCCGGGGTCTCGCCGAGACCCGGGACCGCCACGGCGTCGGGGTGCTCGCCGGTGGCCGGCTGTCCCGCGAGGACGCCTACGCCTACGCGAAGTTCGCCCGGCTCGCCCTGCGCACCAACGACATCGACTTCCGCGCCCGGCCGCACTCGGCCGAGGAGGAGGCGTTCCTCGGCAACGCGGTCGCCGGCACCGGCATCGGCGTCACCTACACCGACCTGGACGCCGCGCCGACGGTCCTGCTCGTCGCCTTCGAGCCGGAGGAGGAGTCGCCGATCGTCTTCCTGCGGCTGCGCAAGGCGGTCCGCAAGCACGCCACCGCCGTCTACGCCGTCGGGCCGGTCGCGACCCGGGCGCTCGGCAAGCTCGCCGGCACCCTGCTGCCGGCCGTGCCGGGCGGCGAGGCCGACCTGCTGACCAGCCTCGGCGGCGGGCGTCCCGGCCCGGCCGGCGAGCTGGCCGGCTCGGTCGCCGACGCGCTGCGCAAGCCGGGCGCGGTGATTCTGGTCGGCGAGCGGGCGGCCGAATCGCCCGGCACGCTGACCGCCGCGCTGCGGCTGGCCGAGGCCACCGGCGCCGGGCTCGCCTGGGTGCCGCGCCGGGCCGGGGAGCGCGGGGCCCTCGCGGCCGGTGCGTTCCCGTCGCTGCTGCCTGGCGGCCGGCCGGTCGCCGACCCGGCCGCGCGCGCCGAGGTCGAGGCCGTCTGGGGCGCGAAGCTGCCCGGCGGGCCCGGCCGTGGCACCGCCGAGATCCTGGCCGACGCCGCCCTGGAGAACGCCGGTCTCGACGGCGTGATCGTCGCAGGGGTGGACGTCGATGACCTGCCCGACCCGGCCGCCGCGCTCGAGGCGCTCGCGACCGTGCCGTTCCTGGTCTCCCTCGAGATCCGCCGCTCGGCGATCTCCGAGGTGGCCGACGTGGTGTTCCCGGTCGCGCCGGTCGCGGAGAAGGCCGGCTCGTTCGTGGACTGGGAGGGCCGGCTGCGGCCGTTCCAGCGGGCGCTGGAGACCGACGCGCTGCCCGACCTGCGCGTGCTGCACCTGCTCGCCCAGCACATGGGCGTCGATCTCGGCGTCCCGGACGTCGGCGCCGCGGCCCGCGAGCTTGCCGCGCTCGGCCGCGCCAGTGCTCCGATCGATGGTGGCCAGAAGCGGGCCGGGCGGGTGCCGGCGCCGGCCGTGTCGGCGGCCACGCCCGCCGTTCCGGCGGCCGGCTCGGCGCTGCTGGCCAGCTGGCACCAGCTGATCGACGACGGTGCCCTGCAGGACGGGGAGCCGTACCTGGCCGGGACCGCCCGGCCGGCGCGGGCGCTGCTGTCCGCGGCGACGGCCGCCGAGATCGGCGCGGCCGACGGCGGGCTCGTCACGGTCAGCACCGACCGCGGCGCGATCACGCTCCCGCTGGAGGTCACCGACATGCCCGACCGGGTGGTCTGGGTCCCGACCTACTCGCCCGGCTCGCATCTGAACCGGTCGCTCGCGGTCTCGGCGGGCGCCGTGGTGGCCATCGCGGCCGCCGAGACCGCGCCGGCCACGTCGTCGACCACCCGCGAGACGGTCGCGGCGGGGGGTGCGGCATGA